One genomic segment of Hugenholtzia roseola DSM 9546 includes these proteins:
- a CDS encoding DUF2490 domain-containing protein: protein MKKIALLILYSSFFYACFFPLKGQDRSVASLEETGIWSGVYLKFKLSDKLGYYGEHHWRVRNSLENTSSFIGRKRQLYNRAGLNIFFSPYFEAVIGPTLVLNYSPNPQSADYEKVTVEPRIWHQWLFLTPALGRVKIYHQFRFEHRWKRANNIGAPLEYTNRYRYKFFAYIPINKKKITEKTLYFSPSAEIFLHSGKSIVYHPFEDFRTYNGFGYVLNSKITFFAGHMWTIGQKKTGFEYRNTHIIRLNVLIGLDFRSIEKRLPNINIGY, encoded by the coding sequence ATGAAAAAAATAGCCCTACTTATCCTCTACTCGTCGTTTTTTTACGCTTGTTTTTTTCCTTTGAAAGGACAAGACCGCTCTGTTGCTTCTTTGGAGGAAACGGGAATATGGAGTGGTGTTTATCTAAAATTTAAACTAAGTGATAAATTAGGATACTATGGTGAGCATCATTGGCGAGTTCGAAATAGTTTGGAAAATACAAGCAGTTTTATTGGACGCAAGAGGCAACTCTATAATAGAGCAGGTCTTAATATCTTTTTTAGTCCATATTTTGAAGCAGTAATCGGTCCTACGCTGGTGCTTAACTATTCCCCAAATCCTCAAAGTGCTGATTATGAAAAGGTTACGGTGGAGCCGCGCATTTGGCATCAATGGCTTTTCCTTACGCCTGCTTTGGGTAGAGTTAAAATTTATCATCAATTTCGTTTCGAGCATCGCTGGAAACGAGCGAATAATATCGGTGCGCCTTTGGAATATACAAACCGTTATCGGTATAAATTTTTCGCTTATATTCCAATCAATAAGAAAAAAATTACAGAAAAAACACTCTATTTTTCGCCAAGTGCGGAAATCTTCCTACACTCTGGTAAGTCTATCGTCTATCATCCTTTTGAGGATTTTCGTACTTATAATGGTTTTGGTTATGTTCTTAATTCAAAAATAACCTTTTTTGCAGGACACATGTGGACGATAGGACAGAAAAAAACAGGTTTTGAGTATAGAAATACGCACATTATTCGTTTGAATGTTCTGATTGGCTTAGATTTTAGGTCGATTGAAAAAAGATTGCCTAATATTAATATTGGTTATTAA
- a CDS encoding 7TM diverse intracellular signaling domain-containing protein, giving the protein MKENKILQNKLLFFHLFFLILFYFLTFSPLLAKEPPILRLLPQQEAYELAPYLYQVSDSEQDYYIHEVSKKNFKPLLFKEIDRNKTVHWLKLILYNPLEESQDFYISIGFIDEVTAYLLLPSGNFQEKKVGSLTPLSEREVKIGSSPFLKFTINAHKTQVIYLKLHSQTELSAQDVRYSLKRWFKGYTDEGFRNQFYRQRSYKNFLYGAMLMMLLYNLIVYVTLREKDHLYYLLYNFFIFLYLFSNSGYILEFILYNYPRIDLGIWLISGAGTLFCFLLFGKHYLQTQIFVPLWHQIIKALQGISLLIALLFILRFWNIGMILNMIALPISLLTILIAAIVCYMRGYKIAKYFIIANFIFVISFTLYSLEVLALIKNVKYLDILVLIGITIKLAIFSYSLAERVRNSRLALLKQEKEKQILVERQNQELEQKVEERTLALQQSNQALLQQQQQIEQQKDEISYQKSTLQNQYRQITDSLRYAETIQQAILPTSEKMREILHDFFLIYRPKDIVSGDFYWCQQVQTAPKSIFPRRSPIEFSPKEIEKKLIAVADCTGHGVPGAFMSMIGATLLNEIVNLEHIYEPHHILETLHLRVQIALKQSERANADGMDLTFCTIEAKENDLFLVEFTGAKRNLFWVHYPTGEIGKLAGDKKSIGGMQKKDKAFTKQEILVKKETILYLFTDGFADQANEKGQKFGTLALEHLLAQQAHLPLAEQKEKIENALIAHQGETQQRDDITLMAIKVGH; this is encoded by the coding sequence ATGAAAGAAAATAAAATATTACAAAATAAGTTGCTATTTTTTCATTTATTTTTTTTAATATTGTTTTATTTCCTAACTTTTTCGCCTCTTTTGGCAAAAGAGCCTCCTATTTTGCGGCTACTCCCACAGCAAGAAGCCTACGAACTTGCGCCTTATCTTTATCAAGTTTCCGATTCGGAACAGGATTATTACATACATGAGGTTTCAAAAAAGAACTTTAAGCCTTTATTATTTAAAGAAATAGACCGAAACAAAACAGTTCATTGGCTAAAACTTATTTTGTATAATCCTCTGGAAGAAAGTCAAGATTTTTATATAAGTATTGGTTTTATAGATGAAGTTACGGCTTATTTGTTGCTCCCTTCGGGCAACTTTCAAGAAAAAAAAGTAGGGTCGCTCACCCCACTTTCAGAAAGAGAGGTCAAAATAGGTAGCAGTCCTTTTCTAAAATTCACCATCAACGCTCACAAAACGCAGGTTATTTATCTAAAACTGCACAGCCAAACTGAACTTTCAGCCCAAGATGTGCGATATTCTTTAAAAAGATGGTTTAAAGGTTATACAGATGAAGGGTTTAGAAACCAATTTTATAGACAAAGAAGCTACAAAAACTTTCTTTACGGAGCAATGCTTATGATGCTACTCTATAACTTAATCGTTTATGTAACATTACGAGAAAAAGACCATTTATATTACCTTCTTTACAACTTTTTCATATTTTTATATTTATTTAGTAATAGCGGTTATATATTAGAATTTATTTTGTACAACTATCCTCGCATCGATTTAGGTATTTGGTTGATAAGCGGCGCAGGTACGCTATTTTGCTTCTTACTTTTTGGAAAACATTATCTACAAACGCAAATATTTGTACCACTTTGGCATCAAATTATCAAAGCCTTGCAAGGTATTAGTTTGCTTATTGCTTTACTTTTCATACTTCGCTTCTGGAATATTGGTATGATTCTCAATATGATTGCCCTGCCTATATCCCTGCTAACGATTCTAATTGCTGCCATTGTTTGCTATATGCGCGGTTATAAAATTGCAAAGTATTTTATTATCGCAAACTTTATTTTTGTTATTAGCTTTACCTTGTATTCTCTGGAAGTATTGGCACTTATCAAAAATGTGAAATATTTAGACATTTTAGTTTTGATAGGAATTACGATTAAATTAGCTATCTTTTCATATAGTTTAGCCGAAAGAGTGAGGAATAGCCGCTTGGCACTTTTAAAGCAAGAAAAAGAAAAGCAAATTTTAGTAGAAAGACAAAATCAAGAATTAGAACAAAAAGTAGAAGAAAGAACCTTAGCACTGCAACAATCTAATCAAGCCCTCCTACAACAGCAGCAGCAAATTGAGCAACAAAAAGACGAAATTTCCTATCAAAAAAGCACCCTTCAAAATCAATACCGCCAAATTACAGACAGTTTGCGCTATGCCGAAACCATACAGCAGGCGATTCTTCCTACGAGCGAAAAAATGAGAGAAATATTACACGATTTTTTCCTAATTTATCGCCCCAAAGATATTGTTTCTGGCGATTTTTATTGGTGTCAACAGGTACAAACTGCGCCCAAAAGCATTTTTCCGCGCCGAAGCCCGATAGAGTTTAGTCCCAAAGAGATTGAAAAAAAGCTAATCGCAGTGGCAGACTGTACTGGGCATGGCGTTCCCGGTGCTTTTATGTCTATGATAGGTGCAACATTGCTTAATGAAATCGTAAATTTAGAACATATTTACGAACCGCACCACATTTTAGAAACGCTACATCTTCGAGTTCAAATCGCACTCAAACAAAGCGAAAGAGCTAACGCAGATGGCATGGACTTGACTTTTTGTACCATAGAGGCAAAAGAAAATGACCTATTTTTAGTTGAATTTACTGGTGCAAAAAGAAACCTTTTTTGGGTGCATTATCCAACAGGTGAAATCGGAAAACTTGCAGGGGATAAAAAATCTATTGGAGGCATGCAGAAAAAGGATAAAGCCTTTACAAAGCAGGAAATTTTAGTAAAGAAAGAAACTATTTTATATTTATTTACAGATGGTTTTGCAGACCAAGCAAACGAAAAAGGACAAAAGTTTGGCACACTTGCCTTAGAACATCTCTTAGCGCAACAAGCACATTTGCCACTTGCCGAGCAGAAAGAGAAGATAGAAAATGCCTTGATAGCACACCAAGGCGAAACACAGCAGCGTGATGATATAACCCTGATGGCTATTAAAGTTGGGCATTAA
- a CDS encoding SDR family NAD(P)-dependent oxidoreductase, with protein MKSYSHLTAFITGATSGIGRAIAELFAEAQMRLILTGRRQDRLDLMKKELSEKTQIYTLNFDVSQKQAVKAAIATLPDSWKNINILVNNAGNAHGLAPFQDGSLDDWEAMIDINIKGILYVTKEILPFMKLQTHKHILNIGSIAGIEVYPNGNVYCASKRAVAALSEALRIDLLKEGIRVSEIKPGLVETEFSLVRFKGDEARAAQVYQNYSPLQAEDIAEIAFFILTRPAHVNIADLLVLPTDQAKSTIINKKI; from the coding sequence ATGAAATCCTATTCGCACCTAACAGCTTTTATTACAGGGGCTACCTCTGGTATTGGCAGAGCCATTGCCGAACTTTTTGCAGAAGCCCAAATGCGCCTTATTCTCACAGGAAGAAGACAAGATAGGCTTGATTTAATGAAAAAAGAGTTAAGTGAAAAAACACAAATTTATACCTTAAATTTTGATGTCAGCCAAAAGCAGGCAGTAAAAGCAGCGATAGCCACCCTACCTGATAGTTGGAAAAATATCAATATTTTAGTCAATAATGCAGGAAATGCACACGGACTTGCGCCTTTTCAAGATGGCTCTCTCGATGATTGGGAAGCTATGATTGATATAAATATAAAAGGAATTTTATATGTAACAAAGGAAATATTGCCTTTTATGAAGTTACAAACACACAAACACATCTTAAATATCGGCTCAATAGCAGGCATAGAAGTCTATCCAAATGGAAATGTATATTGCGCCTCCAAACGCGCAGTAGCAGCTTTGAGCGAGGCTTTGCGAATTGATTTATTAAAAGAAGGAATTAGAGTTTCAGAAATCAAACCGGGATTAGTCGAAACCGAGTTTTCGCTGGTAAGATTCAAAGGCGACGAGGCACGCGCCGCACAGGTCTATCAAAATTACAGCCCCTTGCAAGCAGAGGACATCGCCGAAATTGCATTTTTTATACTCACGCGCCCTGCCCATGTCAATATTGCAGACCTTTTGGTATTACCCACCGACCAAGCAAAATCCACAATCATCAACAAAAAAATATAA